TTATGATATTTCTATCACTGTTCTCGATCAGTAATAATTTTTTACTTTTTTCCGGAGTGATTTTATCAAGAAGATTTTTGGCCATTTTAGTATTAGCTTTTTCAAAATCGAGTGATTCAACAACAACAACCTGCTTGGCTTCTGCTTTCTTGGTAAGAGCAAGTTTTAAAGCAAGATTTTTCTTCTTTTTAGGAATTGGTTTATACCAATCTTTTGTTTTGGGTCCAAAAGCACGTCCACCACCCACACGCAAAGGTGTACGCAGATTACCAGGACGGGCATTTCCTGTTCCTTTCTGACGGAACAGCTTTTTCCCACTTCCGTGTGCTTCAGCTCTAGTTTGAACTTCTGATGTTCCTTGACGCTGGTTTCCCAGATACATGTTCACAACTTCATAAAGCACTGCGGAGGGATTTTTTGATTCTGCAGCAAACAAAGATTTGGGAAGAGTGATCTTTCCTACTTCTTCGCCCTGCATAGAAAATTTATTTACTTTTAACATTTATTTCTCCCAAATTACAGTTCTTTTCTTAATCGAACGATTCCATTTCTGTGACCGGGAACTGCACCTTTTACCATCACAAGATTCTTTTCCAAATCTACTTTGATAACTTTGCAGTTCAGCACAGAAACTTTTTCCATACCTGTGTGTCCCGGTAATTTTTTACCTTTGAATACGCGGGATGGTGTAGCACATTGTCCGATAGCTCCTGGTCCACGATAAGATTCGTGTACACCATGAGTTGCCTTGAAGCCATGAAAATTATGTCGTTTTATTACACCTTGAAATCCTTTACCTTTGGAGGTTCCGCTGATTTCGAGGATCTCATTTTCTACGAACATACTAACATCAAAAACTTCGCCTTCTTCAATATCTTTGTACATTTTTAAACGGAATTCTCTCAAATACTTATAATATGGACTATTATGTTTCTTAAAATGTCCAGTTTGTGGTTTTTTCAGTTTTTTCTCGTCAACTTCTTCGTAGCCAAGCTGCACTGAATCATATCCGTGCATTTCTTTGGTTTTAC
This region of Candidatus Cloacimonadota bacterium genomic DNA includes:
- the rplC gene encoding 50S ribosomal protein L3; this encodes MIGLIGKKLGMTQVFSENGEIVPVTVIQAGPCRVIHRKTKEMHGYDSVQLGYEEVDEKKLKKPQTGHFKKHNSPYYKYLREFRLKMYKDIEEGEVFDVSMFVENEILEISGTSKGKGFQGVIKRHNFHGFKATHGVHESYRGPGAIGQCATPSRVFKGKKLPGHTGMEKVSVLNCKVIKVDLEKNLVMVKGAVPGHRNGIVRLRKEL
- the rplD gene encoding 50S ribosomal protein L4, with the protein product MLKVNKFSMQGEEVGKITLPKSLFAAESKNPSAVLYEVVNMYLGNQRQGTSEVQTRAEAHGSGKKLFRQKGTGNARPGNLRTPLRVGGGRAFGPKTKDWYKPIPKKKKNLALKLALTKKAEAKQVVVVESLDFEKANTKMAKNLLDKITPEKSKKLLLIENSDRNIINSFNNIPFVNMDRADCAYAYEVLNCSCLVITEKALKKLEEVFA